In Chitinophaga nivalis, a single genomic region encodes these proteins:
- a CDS encoding group III truncated hemoglobin, translating to MVQREIANREDVILLVDSFYEKVQQDNLIGFIFNDIARVDWSHHLPIMYNFWESLLLDSHNYGRNAMEPHFRLNKLIPLEPAFFDRWLELFEATVHELFTGTKASLAITRARSIKGIMALKMDRINHPAASNNGDIPVVPGK from the coding sequence ATGGTACAGCGGGAGATTGCCAACAGGGAAGATGTGATCCTGTTAGTGGATAGTTTTTATGAAAAAGTACAACAAGATAACCTCATCGGGTTTATTTTTAATGACATTGCCCGGGTAGACTGGTCGCACCACCTGCCCATTATGTATAACTTCTGGGAAAGCCTGTTGCTGGACAGCCACAACTATGGCCGCAATGCCATGGAACCTCATTTCCGGCTGAATAAGCTGATACCATTGGAGCCGGCCTTTTTTGACCGTTGGCTGGAATTATTTGAAGCAACGGTACATGAATTGTTTACCGGTACTAAGGCGTCCTTAGCGATTACCCGCGCCCGATCCATCAAAGGTATCATGGCGCTGAAAATGGACCGGATCAATCATCCGGCAGCCAGCAATAACGGCGACATTCCTGTAGTGCCGGGCAAATAA
- a CDS encoding replication-associated recombination protein A yields MQPLAERLRPVTLDELVGQEHLTGKDSILRKALQQGKIPSMILWGPPGVGKTTIANIIAHTLQVPFYTLSAIAAGVKEVREVIEMARKQGHAVLFIDEIHRFNKSQQDALLGAVEKGIITLIGATTENPSFEVNAAVLSRSQVYVLKPLGNDQLMQLLQQAMERDAWLRSKNITLEETTALFNISGGDARKLLNLFELVVGTLQEDPVVITDQKVMDIAQQRVAIYDKSGEQHYDIISAFIKSIRGSDPNAAVYWLARMIDGGEDVKFIARRLVILASEDIGNANPNALLLATNCFQAVNLIGYPESRIILSQCVTYLASSAKSNASYMAINMAQATVAKTGDLPVPMHIRNAPTKMMKEMGYSKGYAYAHDYTNNFVEQEFLPDAIKGTRFYNPGSNAREDELRRYLKQLWKEKYNY; encoded by the coding sequence ATGCAACCATTAGCAGAGCGGTTAAGACCGGTAACGTTGGATGAACTGGTGGGGCAGGAACATCTTACAGGTAAAGACAGCATCTTACGGAAAGCCCTCCAGCAGGGGAAAATACCCTCCATGATTTTGTGGGGTCCTCCCGGTGTTGGTAAAACAACCATTGCCAATATTATTGCACATACCCTGCAGGTACCTTTTTATACCCTCAGCGCCATCGCTGCGGGGGTAAAAGAAGTACGGGAAGTAATAGAAATGGCCCGTAAACAGGGACACGCCGTATTGTTCATCGATGAAATCCACCGGTTCAATAAATCCCAGCAGGATGCCTTACTGGGCGCCGTGGAAAAAGGTATTATCACCCTCATCGGCGCTACTACGGAAAACCCTTCGTTTGAAGTGAATGCCGCGGTATTGTCGCGTAGTCAGGTATATGTGTTGAAACCACTGGGCAACGACCAGCTGATGCAGTTGCTGCAGCAGGCGATGGAACGGGACGCCTGGCTGCGTTCCAAAAATATTACCCTGGAAGAAACAACTGCCCTCTTTAATATTTCAGGGGGAGATGCCCGTAAGCTGTTGAACCTGTTTGAGCTGGTAGTAGGTACTTTACAGGAAGATCCGGTGGTGATTACCGATCAGAAAGTAATGGATATTGCACAACAGCGTGTAGCCATTTACGATAAAAGCGGCGAACAACACTATGATATCATATCAGCCTTTATCAAATCTATCAGGGGAAGCGATCCCAATGCTGCGGTATACTGGCTTGCCCGTATGATTGATGGCGGAGAGGATGTAAAATTCATTGCCCGCCGGCTGGTGATACTGGCCTCCGAAGATATCGGCAATGCCAATCCCAATGCGTTGTTGCTGGCTACCAACTGTTTTCAGGCCGTGAACCTGATCGGTTATCCGGAATCCCGGATTATCCTGTCGCAGTGTGTGACGTATCTGGCTTCTTCTGCTAAAAGCAATGCTTCCTATATGGCGATCAATATGGCCCAGGCTACCGTTGCCAAAACGGGTGATCTGCCGGTGCCGATGCATATCAGGAACGCCCCTACGAAAATGATGAAGGAGATGGGATACAGCAAGGGGTATGCCTATGCGCATGATTATACCAATAACTTTGTTGAGCAGGAATTTCTGCCGGATGCGATCAAAGGCACGCGCTTTTATAATCCTGGCAGCAATGCCCGGGAAGATGAGCTGCGCCGTTATCTGAAACAGCTTTGGAAAGAAAAATATAATTACTAG
- the pbpC gene encoding penicillin-binding protein 1C: MNRFKRKWWLVLVAVVITAYYFCLPRQLFTTPTSFVLEDNNGDLLNAAIAPDGQWRFPYNAHVPEKFKQCIIAYEDKRFYYHWGIDPIAIGRAIKQNLKGNKVVSGGSTLTMQVIRLSRNQPRNIWQKMVEALLATRLEFAASKKKIIALYAANAPFGGNVVGLEAASWRYYGRKADQLSWGEMAALAVLPNSPALVHPGRNRTTLRNKRNQLLDKLYERRVIDSVTCSLARLEPLPDQPLPLPQYAPHLLDLFRRDYQQQQSDGPTRISSTVSADLQRNVTAIAERYHNAYKANGINNAAVLVLDVETGNTLAYVGNIYHPAEPELESHVDIIQARRSPGSTLKPILYAAMLHDGLILPNTLIPDIPTQIAGYSPQNFDLGYDGAVPASRALARSLNIPSVRMLQQYRYERFHTLLQKMGITTLDKPADHYGLSLILGGGETTLWELSGVYASMARTLLHMEQYKGKYDQDDIHPPNYQRNLQRPSQFGLSKSGQLDAGSIWHTFQAMTEVMRPGEELLWQQFSSSQRIAWKTGTSFGFRDGWAIGVTPQYVVGVWVGNADGEGRPGLIGVSTAAPILFDVFRLLRTASWFNTPYAQLTKIAVCRKSGFRSGELCEETDTIFAPVAGVRAGVCPYHQLVHLDRTGQWRVTEACESPQYMQHKSWFILPPSQEYYYRSKNYYQQLPPYKPDCVASLGLDRAPMELIYPRPNARIFVPVEIDGKPGQTIFTATHRNSTAKIFWHLDNNFIGTTSEFHQMALRPPAGKHTITLVDENGERIALEFEILDKER; encoded by the coding sequence ATGAACCGATTTAAACGAAAATGGTGGCTGGTATTGGTAGCTGTGGTGATCACCGCCTATTACTTTTGTTTACCCCGGCAACTGTTTACTACCCCTACTTCCTTTGTACTGGAAGATAATAACGGCGATCTGCTCAACGCAGCCATTGCTCCGGACGGACAATGGCGGTTTCCGTATAATGCCCATGTACCGGAGAAATTCAAACAATGTATCATTGCCTACGAAGACAAACGCTTTTATTATCACTGGGGCATAGATCCCATTGCTATCGGGCGCGCCATTAAACAAAACCTGAAAGGCAACAAAGTAGTGAGCGGTGGCAGTACCCTCACCATGCAGGTGATCCGGTTGTCGCGCAACCAGCCCCGTAATATCTGGCAGAAAATGGTAGAAGCCTTGCTGGCTACCCGCCTGGAATTTGCTGCCTCTAAAAAGAAGATCATCGCCCTCTATGCTGCCAATGCTCCTTTCGGTGGCAACGTAGTAGGGCTGGAAGCCGCCTCCTGGCGGTATTATGGCCGTAAAGCCGATCAGCTCTCCTGGGGAGAGATGGCCGCACTGGCCGTATTGCCCAACAGCCCCGCACTCGTACACCCCGGTCGCAACCGGACTACGCTCAGGAATAAACGTAATCAGCTGCTCGACAAACTCTATGAGCGGCGTGTTATCGATAGCGTTACCTGCAGCCTCGCCCGCCTGGAACCCTTGCCGGATCAGCCGTTGCCGCTGCCACAATATGCACCGCACCTACTGGACCTGTTCCGCCGCGATTACCAGCAACAACAGTCGGATGGCCCTACCCGCATCAGCAGCACTGTATCAGCCGACCTGCAACGTAATGTAACGGCTATCGCAGAACGGTATCACAACGCCTACAAGGCCAATGGTATCAACAATGCAGCGGTACTGGTACTGGATGTAGAAACCGGTAATACGCTGGCTTACGTAGGGAATATCTATCATCCTGCTGAGCCGGAACTGGAAAGCCATGTGGATATCATCCAGGCCCGCAGAAGCCCCGGCAGCACCCTGAAACCCATCCTGTATGCCGCTATGCTGCACGACGGCTTAATACTGCCCAATACCCTGATACCCGACATCCCTACACAGATTGCCGGTTACTCCCCGCAAAACTTTGACCTCGGCTACGACGGTGCGGTTCCCGCTTCCCGGGCCCTTGCCAGGTCGCTCAATATTCCATCTGTCAGGATGCTCCAGCAATACCGCTATGAACGTTTTCATACCCTGCTGCAAAAAATGGGCATCACTACCCTCGACAAACCGGCCGACCACTACGGCCTGTCGCTGATACTGGGCGGTGGCGAAACCACCCTATGGGAGCTGAGCGGCGTATATGCCAGCATGGCGCGTACACTCCTCCATATGGAGCAATACAAAGGCAAATACGATCAGGATGATATTCACCCACCCAACTACCAGCGGAACCTGCAACGTCCGTCTCAATTCGGGCTGAGTAAAAGCGGACAACTGGATGCCGGCAGCATCTGGCATACCTTTCAGGCCATGACAGAAGTAATGCGGCCAGGGGAGGAGTTATTATGGCAACAGTTTTCGTCGTCACAGCGCATCGCCTGGAAAACCGGTACCAGCTTCGGTTTCCGGGATGGGTGGGCCATCGGCGTAACACCGCAGTATGTAGTAGGCGTTTGGGTAGGCAATGCCGACGGAGAGGGGAGACCCGGGCTGATAGGCGTATCCACGGCAGCGCCAATCCTTTTTGATGTATTCCGTTTACTACGCACCGCCAGCTGGTTCAATACACCCTATGCGCAACTGACGAAGATAGCAGTATGCCGTAAAAGCGGCTTCCGGTCCGGAGAGCTGTGCGAAGAAACCGATACCATCTTTGCACCCGTAGCCGGCGTTCGTGCAGGCGTATGTCCGTACCACCAGCTGGTACACCTGGACAGAACCGGCCAGTGGCGGGTAACAGAAGCCTGCGAGTCGCCGCAATATATGCAGCACAAATCCTGGTTCATTCTGCCGCCTTCTCAGGAATATTATTACCGCAGTAAAAATTACTATCAGCAACTGCCGCCCTACAAGCCGGATTGTGTGGCCTCGCTGGGGTTAGACCGGGCGCCGATGGAGCTGATTTATCCGCGGCCGAATGCCCGTATATTCGTGCCCGTAGAAATCGACGGCAAGCCGGGTCAGACCATCTTTACGGCTACCCACCGCAACAGTACCGCCAAAATATTCTGGCACCTGGACAATAACTTTATTGGTACAACCAGCGAGTTTCATCAGATGGCGCTGCGGCCGCCGGCCGGTAAGCATACCATTACCCTGGTAGATGAAAACGGAGAAAGAATAGCGCTGGAGTTTGAGATATTAGATAAAGAGAGATAA
- a CDS encoding alpha-2-macroglobulin family protein, with amino-acid sequence MHPTKRLFAVAALFVCLTALSVLIGCRTTKKEMNPEFAKYIEAYTAGIISKQSAIRVHLSGQVNVTHTQNEALDKEVFSFSPSVKGKSYWIDATTIEFRPDENLQPGKTYQATFKLGKVMEVPKDLKSFDFEFKVIKPSFALDHMGLKASSNNTLEQMTYTGSIATADVEDPQAIEKVLHAQYNGKSLPVSWQHNAAQKTSRFTVSNIMRGNIARNLEITWNGQSLKVDNSGKKTVEVPAIGDFKVLDVKTLAEPEQHLLVQFSDPISAAQTLEGLIGISGQSDLRYTIDGSEVKVYAPVRLEGNYNVIINEGIQNITDKRLGKTFSANVNFENTLPSVQIPGKGVILPESNKLVMPFEAVNLNAVDVTIIKIYENNVPQYLQRNNLSGNEELRRVGKPVVEKTIRLDTDKSVNLRKKNRFFLDLDKMLRTEPGAIYNITIGFRKAYALTACAADTGNTAEAAEEESEYYGGEKIDDDDEFWQRYDSYYPYGYNWDRRNDACSNSYYSKDKWAVRNVFSSNIGLIAKRGNDNSMLVAVTDIRDTKPMIGVELELLDYQNQVIFKTKSDGEGLALFDLKRKPFLLIAKKGNERGYLKLDDGSSLPLSRFDVKGEEVQNGIKGFLYGERGVWRPGDSLYLTFILEDKEKKLPPDHPVTLELYNPKGQLYKRVNQHQGLNGFYSFATATAPDDPTGSWVAKVKVGGATFQKNIRIETVKPNRLKIKMDFGSQTSLSKGGAPGNLSAMWLFGATAQHLKAKVDVSLVQQRTSFKNFSDYSFDDPVTHFEAENKTIFEGPLNENGTAPVNADIQLGKLAPGQLKANFEVKVFEPGGDFSIDHFSMPYNPFTAYAGLRIPQGDRTTGMLLTDKPHSIDIVDVDGNGNLIGGSRDVQVELYKIRWRWWWDEGENEDYSNFTQDSYNQLLRKETITLQNGKGKWNLQINYPDWGRYLVRVKDLQSGHTSGKAVYIDWPGWAERVQKESPADASMLVFTSDKQQYKTGDDITLTIPSSAGGRGLVSIESGSKVLKTFWLNTQQGQTTFKFKAEKNMTPNIYVNVSLLQPHAQTINDLPIRMFGTIPISIEDPGTILKPVITMPEKLKPETEATLTVSETNGKAMTYTVAIVDEGLLDLTRYKTPDPHSIFYAREALGVKTWDLFDYVIGAWGADMDRILSIGGDEGLNKNAGNAKANRFKPVVKYMGPFYLKGGQKQTHKFKLPPYIGSVKAMVIAGQDGAYGFAEKNVAVKKPLMLLATAPRVLGPSETIQLPVTVFGLEPNIRNASVTLSTSPLLEVVGERTKTVTFSQPGEQQVYFDVRVRPQTGIAKIKVTATSGSEKAEENIELDVRNPNPVITNVIEYTLESGKAWNTAYSPVGMAGTNSGVLEVSTIPSLNLGKRLRFLIEYPHGCIEQTTSGLFPQLVLNQLMDLKEGQLAEIDRNVKAGINRLKGFQTSDGGFSYWPGEGNADEWGTSYGGHFLLAAQEQGYTLPPGVLDQWKKYQRNKAATWAPNTLNFYGSDLTQAYRLYLLALAKVPELGAMNRLKEFKYLSVPAKWRLAAAYKLSGQPEVANSLVQNINTDIKPYNQLGGTFGSDLRDKAMILETLTILGQRNRANELVKQIAAQLSQNDQWYSTQTTGYSLIAIAKYCGSNKGGSKMNFSYTLNGVKGNVNGASFVTQIPVTFNSNAGNISLQNNGQNLLYVRLILQGQPEAGQEPVATNNPDILGLQVTYSTRDGKPLDPATLKQGSDFMATVSITNPGKRGYYEQMALSQIFPSGWEILNTRLMDNDSAFHTSPATYKDIRDDRVYTYFNLEENKKHIYHVLLNAAYLGRYYLPATACEAMYDNNIHAFLPGKWVEVVK; translated from the coding sequence ATGCATCCTACCAAACGGCTATTTGCTGTAGCAGCTTTATTTGTATGTCTGACAGCCTTGTCTGTACTCATTGGTTGCCGTACAACAAAAAAAGAAATGAACCCCGAATTCGCCAAATACATTGAGGCTTATACTGCGGGCATCATTTCCAAACAAAGTGCCATCCGGGTACACCTGTCCGGACAGGTCAATGTCACCCATACACAGAATGAAGCGCTGGACAAAGAAGTCTTCTCGTTTTCACCATCGGTAAAAGGTAAATCCTACTGGATAGATGCTACCACCATCGAATTCAGACCCGATGAAAACCTGCAGCCGGGAAAAACCTATCAGGCTACCTTTAAACTGGGTAAGGTGATGGAAGTACCTAAAGATCTCAAATCTTTCGACTTCGAATTCAAAGTCATCAAGCCTTCCTTTGCCCTGGATCATATGGGGCTGAAAGCCAGCAGCAACAACACGTTGGAGCAGATGACCTACACCGGCTCCATTGCTACCGCCGATGTAGAAGATCCACAGGCCATCGAAAAAGTACTGCACGCACAATATAACGGCAAATCATTACCGGTATCCTGGCAACACAATGCGGCCCAGAAAACGTCGCGTTTTACCGTCTCCAATATTATGCGCGGCAACATTGCCCGCAACCTGGAAATCACCTGGAACGGTCAGTCCCTTAAAGTGGACAACTCCGGTAAAAAAACCGTAGAAGTACCTGCTATCGGCGATTTCAAAGTACTGGATGTAAAAACACTCGCAGAACCGGAGCAACACCTGCTCGTACAATTCTCTGATCCGATCAGCGCCGCACAGACACTGGAAGGACTTATCGGTATCAGCGGCCAGAGTGATCTCCGCTATACCATAGACGGCAGTGAAGTAAAGGTATATGCACCGGTAAGACTCGAAGGCAACTATAACGTCATCATCAACGAAGGCATTCAGAATATCACCGATAAACGTTTGGGGAAAACATTCAGTGCCAATGTCAATTTTGAAAATACCCTGCCCTCTGTACAGATACCTGGTAAAGGCGTTATTCTGCCGGAAAGCAATAAGCTGGTGATGCCGTTTGAAGCCGTGAACCTGAATGCAGTGGATGTAACGATCATCAAAATATATGAAAACAATGTACCGCAATACCTGCAGCGGAACAACCTCAGCGGCAACGAAGAGTTACGGCGTGTAGGCAAGCCCGTGGTAGAAAAAACCATCCGGCTGGATACCGATAAATCCGTTAACCTGCGTAAGAAAAACCGCTTCTTCCTAGACCTCGACAAAATGCTGCGCACCGAACCAGGCGCCATCTATAATATTACCATCGGCTTCCGCAAAGCCTATGCATTAACCGCCTGTGCGGCAGATACCGGCAACACAGCAGAAGCAGCGGAAGAAGAAAGTGAATACTACGGCGGAGAAAAAATTGACGACGACGACGAATTCTGGCAGCGTTATGACAGCTATTATCCTTATGGTTATAACTGGGACCGTCGCAACGACGCCTGCTCTAACTCCTATTACAGCAAAGATAAATGGGCGGTCCGCAACGTCTTCTCTTCCAACATCGGCCTCATTGCCAAAAGAGGTAATGATAACAGCATGCTGGTAGCGGTAACGGATATACGCGATACCAAACCCATGATAGGCGTGGAACTGGAACTGCTGGACTATCAGAACCAGGTGATCTTCAAAACCAAAAGTGATGGCGAAGGCCTCGCCCTTTTTGATCTCAAACGCAAACCATTCCTGCTCATTGCCAAAAAAGGCAACGAAAGAGGTTACCTCAAACTGGACGATGGCAGCTCCCTGCCACTCAGCCGCTTTGATGTAAAAGGAGAGGAAGTACAAAACGGGATCAAAGGATTCCTCTACGGCGAACGCGGTGTATGGCGCCCGGGCGACTCGTTGTACCTCACTTTCATCCTGGAAGACAAAGAGAAAAAATTACCACCGGACCACCCGGTCACCCTGGAACTCTACAATCCTAAAGGACAGCTGTACAAACGTGTCAACCAGCACCAGGGCCTGAACGGCTTCTACAGCTTTGCCACTGCCACTGCACCGGATGATCCTACCGGCAGCTGGGTAGCAAAGGTGAAAGTAGGCGGCGCTACCTTCCAGAAAAACATCCGCATCGAAACAGTAAAACCTAACCGCCTGAAAATTAAAATGGACTTCGGTAGTCAGACATCCTTGTCCAAAGGCGGCGCTCCGGGTAACCTGTCGGCCATGTGGCTGTTTGGCGCTACCGCCCAGCACCTCAAGGCGAAAGTGGATGTATCACTCGTACAACAACGTACCAGCTTCAAGAACTTTTCGGATTACTCCTTTGATGATCCGGTAACACATTTTGAAGCCGAAAATAAAACCATCTTCGAAGGCCCGCTGAATGAAAACGGTACCGCTCCGGTGAATGCAGACATACAACTGGGTAAACTGGCGCCGGGTCAGCTGAAAGCCAACTTTGAAGTAAAAGTATTTGAACCAGGTGGCGATTTCAGTATCGACCACTTCTCTATGCCTTACAATCCGTTTACCGCCTACGCCGGCTTACGGATACCTCAGGGCGACCGCACCACCGGTATGTTGCTGACCGACAAACCACATAGCATCGACATCGTGGATGTAGATGGCAACGGTAACCTCATTGGCGGCAGCCGCGATGTACAGGTAGAACTGTATAAAATCAGATGGAGATGGTGGTGGGATGAAGGAGAAAACGAAGATTACTCCAACTTTACCCAGGATAGCTACAACCAGCTGCTGCGCAAAGAAACCATCACCCTGCAAAACGGTAAAGGAAAATGGAACCTGCAGATCAACTACCCCGATTGGGGCCGTTACCTGGTAAGGGTTAAAGACCTGCAAAGCGGTCATACCTCCGGTAAAGCAGTATATATCGACTGGCCGGGATGGGCTGAGCGGGTACAGAAAGAAAGTCCTGCTGATGCCTCCATGCTGGTATTCACTTCCGACAAACAACAATACAAAACCGGCGACGATATTACCCTCACCATCCCCAGCAGCGCCGGTGGACGCGGCCTGGTGAGCATTGAATCCGGCAGCAAAGTGCTGAAAACCTTCTGGCTCAATACCCAGCAGGGACAAACCACTTTCAAATTCAAGGCAGAGAAAAACATGACGCCTAATATATACGTCAACGTTAGTTTACTGCAACCACACGCACAAACCATTAACGACCTGCCGATCCGCATGTTTGGTACCATTCCGATCTCCATTGAAGATCCAGGTACCATCCTGAAACCGGTGATTACCATGCCGGAAAAACTGAAACCGGAAACAGAAGCCACCCTGACCGTCAGTGAAACCAACGGTAAAGCCATGACCTATACGGTAGCCATTGTAGACGAAGGCTTGCTGGACCTCACCCGTTACAAAACGCCGGATCCACATAGTATTTTCTATGCCCGGGAGGCACTCGGTGTAAAAACATGGGATCTCTTTGACTATGTAATTGGCGCATGGGGCGCCGATATGGATCGCATCCTCAGTATCGGTGGTGATGAAGGCCTCAACAAAAATGCCGGCAACGCCAAAGCCAACCGCTTCAAACCAGTGGTAAAATATATGGGGCCTTTCTACCTGAAAGGTGGGCAGAAACAAACCCATAAATTCAAACTGCCGCCGTATATCGGCTCCGTAAAAGCCATGGTGATAGCAGGGCAGGACGGCGCCTACGGTTTTGCAGAGAAAAATGTAGCCGTGAAAAAACCACTGATGCTGCTGGCTACCGCGCCGCGTGTACTCGGCCCATCAGAAACCATACAGCTGCCGGTAACCGTATTCGGCCTGGAACCTAACATCCGCAATGCCAGCGTTACCCTCAGCACCAGCCCGCTGCTGGAAGTAGTGGGAGAGCGTACGAAAACCGTTACCTTCTCACAACCTGGTGAACAACAGGTTTACTTTGATGTAAGGGTACGGCCGCAGACAGGCATCGCAAAAATAAAAGTAACCGCCACCAGCGGCAGCGAAAAAGCAGAAGAAAATATAGAACTGGATGTACGTAATCCCAATCCGGTGATTACTAACGTCATCGAATACACGCTGGAATCCGGCAAGGCATGGAATACTGCTTATAGTCCGGTAGGCATGGCAGGTACCAACTCCGGCGTACTGGAAGTATCTACCATTCCGTCCCTCAACCTGGGTAAACGTCTCCGTTTCCTGATAGAATATCCGCACGGCTGTATTGAACAAACTACTTCCGGTTTATTCCCGCAGCTGGTATTAAATCAGCTGATGGACCTGAAAGAAGGACAGCTGGCAGAGATCGACCGCAATGTAAAAGCAGGTATCAACCGCCTCAAAGGCTTCCAGACCTCCGACGGTGGTTTCAGCTACTGGCCGGGCGAAGGCAATGCCGACGAATGGGGTACCAGCTACGGCGGACATTTCCTCCTGGCTGCTCAGGAACAGGGCTATACCCTGCCACCGGGCGTACTGGACCAATGGAAAAAATACCAGCGTAACAAAGCGGCTACCTGGGCGCCTAACACGCTCAACTTCTACGGCAGTGACCTCACCCAGGCTTATCGTCTGTATCTGCTGGCATTGGCGAAAGTGCCGGAACTCGGTGCCATGAACCGGCTGAAAGAATTTAAGTACCTGTCTGTTCCCGCTAAATGGCGACTGGCAGCAGCCTACAAATTATCCGGCCAGCCGGAAGTAGCCAACTCGCTGGTACAAAATATCAATACCGATATCAAGCCATACAACCAGCTGGGCGGTACCTTCGGCTCCGACCTGCGCGACAAGGCCATGATCCTGGAAACACTCACTATCCTGGGACAACGGAACCGCGCCAATGAACTGGTGAAACAAATTGCAGCGCAACTGTCGCAAAACGACCAGTGGTACAGCACACAAACCACCGGTTATTCATTGATAGCCATCGCTAAATATTGTGGCAGTAACAAAGGCGGTAGCAAAATGAATTTCAGCTACACCCTCAACGGTGTTAAAGGCAATGTCAACGGCGCGTCCTTTGTAACGCAGATCCCCGTTACTTTCAATAGTAACGCCGGCAACATCAGTCTGCAGAACAACGGACAAAACCTGCTGTATGTAAGGCTGATCCTCCAGGGTCAACCGGAAGCAGGCCAGGAACCGGTAGCCACCAACAACCCGGATATACTGGGCCTGCAGGTGACCTACAGCACCCGCGATGGTAAACCACTGGATCCGGCTACCCTGAAACAAGGCAGCGACTTTATGGCTACAGTATCCATCACCAATCCGGGTAAACGCGGCTATTATGAGCAAATGGCCCTCAGCCAGATATTCCCTTCCGGCTGGGAAATCCTGAATACCCGGTTGATGGACAACGACAGTGCGTTCCATACTTCGCCGGCTACGTATAAGGATATACGTGATGACCGCGTATACACTTATTTCAACCTGGAAGAAAATAAAAAACATATTTACCATGTACTGCTGAATGCTGCTTACCTGGGTCGGTATTACCTGCCGGCTACGGCTTGCGAAGCCATGTATGACAACAACATACACGCCTTCCTGCCAGGTAAGTGGGTGGAAGTAGTGAAGTAA